The following coding sequences lie in one Microtus ochrogaster isolate Prairie Vole_2 chromosome 6, MicOch1.0, whole genome shotgun sequence genomic window:
- the LOC106143820 gene encoding epoxide hydrolase 1-like yields MWLELLLASVLGFVIYWFVSRDKEEPLPLGDGWWGPGSKPSAKEDESIRPFKVETSDEEIKDLHHRIDRFRASPPLEGSRFHYGFNANYLKKVVSYWRNEFDWRKQVEILNQYPHFKTKIEGLDIHFIHVKPPQLPSGRTPKPLLMVHGWPGSFYEFYKIIPLLTDPKAHGLSDEHVFEVICPSIPGYGFSEASSKKGTGCWRVAHSRLVCSPEPCAV; encoded by the exons ATGTGGCTGGAACTCCTCCTGGCCTCGGTGCTGGGCTTTGTCATCTACTGGTTTGTCTCCCGGGACAAGGAGGAACCTTTACCACTCGGAGATGGCTGGTGGGGCCCAGGGTCAAAGCCCTCAGCCAAAGAAGATGAGAGCATCCGACCTTTCAAGGTGGAAACATCAGACGAGGAGATCAAG GACTTACACCACAGGATCGATAGGTTCCGGGCATCCCCACCTTTGGAGGGCAGTCGCTTCCACTATGGCTTCAACGCCAACTACCTGAAGAAAGTGGTGTCCTACTGGAGGAATGAGTTTGACTGGAGGAAGCAGGTGGAGATCCTCAACCAGTACCCTCACTTCAAGACCAAGATTGAAG GGCTGGACATCCACTTCATCCACGTGAAGCCTCCCCAGCTGCCCTCAGGCCGCACCCCAAAACCCTTGCTGATGGTGCACGGCTGGCCCGGCTCCTTCTATGAGTTTTACAAGATCATCCCACTGCTGACTGACCCCAAGGCCCATGGCCTGAGTGACGAGCACGTGTTTGAAGTCATCTGCCCCTCCATTCCTGGCTATGGCTTCTCAGAGGCATCTAGCAAGAAAGGTACAGGATGCTGGAGGGTGGCACATTCCAGACTGGTCTGTTCCCCGGAACCTTGTGCTGTGTAG